The Alphaproteobacteria bacterium genome contains a region encoding:
- a CDS encoding molybdopterin cofactor-binding domain-containing protein gives MTIHRTHENPVITNVSRRRVLKGLAVSGGLVLAAQYPALAAPPFYPTGAEAMPNKTVSDPKIFVAIAPDGIVTIVAARAEMGTGAARTSLPMIVADELDADWSKVRIRQSEGDEVRYGNQDTDGSRSVRHFIQPMRLCGASARTMLEQAAAKKWGVPVTEVSAQHHEITHAPTGRKLGYGDVAADAAALPVPAAADVKLKDPSAFRYIGKGNIGIVDLFDITVGKATYGQDVRADGMKFAVVARPPVVGGKVVSFDATETLKVPGVEKVVKLDGTPAPAKFNPLGGIAVVAKNTWAAMKGRDALKITWDDGPNGSYDSKAYKAMLEEQVRKPGKVERNIGDADAALKSAVRVITGEYYAPHLAHATMEPPAALARQIDGKWHVWAPVQSPGGARDDVATALGLKPEEVTFHCTLLGGGFGRKSKCDFAIEAAWISRELGGAPVKVVWTREDDLKHGFYHTVTADRFEAGLDANNKVVAWRHRSAAPTILSTFKPDPKLPFDIELGMGWVDTPFNVPNIRMESGEAPAHARIGWFRSVNNVMHAWSTQSFVAEIAAQLGKDPKDFLLELIGPARIVEVGKQVTTPWWNYGEPEGAFQVDTARLRKVAELAAERAGWGRQLPKGRGLGIAAHRAFVSYIATVVEVEVDGKGNITVPRVDTAVDCGFCVNPERVRSQIEGAAVMGLSLAKYGEISFKNGRVEQSNFNDFPIVRIDESPKETRVHIVENTLDVHPSGVGEPGVPPFTPALCNAIFAATGKRIRRLPIGDQLA, from the coding sequence ATGACCATTCATCGCACCCACGAAAATCCCGTCATCACCAATGTGAGCCGGCGCCGCGTCCTGAAAGGCCTCGCGGTCAGCGGCGGCCTCGTGCTCGCCGCGCAATACCCCGCGCTCGCCGCCCCGCCGTTCTATCCGACCGGCGCCGAAGCGATGCCGAACAAGACCGTCAGCGATCCGAAGATTTTCGTCGCGATCGCGCCCGACGGCATCGTGACGATCGTCGCGGCGCGTGCCGAAATGGGCACCGGCGCGGCGCGCACCAGCCTGCCGATGATCGTCGCCGACGAGCTCGATGCCGACTGGTCGAAGGTGCGCATCCGGCAGTCCGAAGGCGACGAGGTGAGATACGGCAACCAGGACACCGACGGTTCGCGCAGCGTGCGCCACTTCATCCAGCCGATGCGCCTGTGCGGCGCGTCCGCGCGGACGATGCTGGAGCAGGCCGCCGCCAAGAAGTGGGGTGTTCCGGTCACCGAGGTCTCGGCACAGCACCATGAGATCACGCATGCGCCGACCGGCCGCAAGCTCGGCTACGGCGATGTTGCGGCCGATGCGGCGGCGCTGCCGGTGCCTGCTGCCGCCGACGTGAAGCTGAAGGACCCGAGCGCGTTCCGTTACATCGGCAAGGGCAACATCGGCATCGTCGATCTCTTCGACATCACGGTCGGCAAGGCGACCTACGGGCAGGACGTGCGGGCCGACGGCATGAAGTTCGCCGTCGTGGCGCGGCCTCCGGTGGTCGGCGGCAAGGTCGTGTCGTTCGACGCGACTGAGACACTCAAGGTGCCGGGCGTCGAGAAGGTCGTGAAACTCGACGGCACACCGGCGCCCGCCAAGTTCAACCCGCTCGGCGGTATCGCCGTGGTGGCGAAGAACACCTGGGCGGCGATGAAGGGTCGCGACGCGCTCAAGATCACCTGGGACGATGGGCCGAACGGCTCCTACGACTCCAAGGCCTACAAGGCGATGCTGGAGGAGCAGGTCCGCAAGCCCGGCAAGGTCGAGCGCAATATCGGTGACGCCGACGCGGCGCTGAAATCGGCCGTGCGCGTGATCACCGGCGAGTACTACGCACCGCACCTCGCACACGCCACCATGGAGCCGCCGGCCGCGCTCGCGCGTCAGATCGACGGCAAGTGGCATGTGTGGGCGCCCGTGCAAAGCCCCGGCGGCGCACGCGACGATGTCGCCACCGCGCTTGGCCTCAAGCCGGAGGAAGTGACGTTCCACTGCACGTTGCTCGGCGGCGGCTTCGGGCGCAAGTCGAAGTGCGACTTCGCGATCGAGGCGGCGTGGATTTCGCGCGAGCTTGGCGGCGCGCCCGTCAAGGTCGTGTGGACCCGCGAGGACGATCTCAAGCACGGCTTCTATCACACCGTGACGGCCGATCGTTTCGAGGCTGGGCTCGACGCGAACAACAAGGTGGTGGCGTGGCGGCACCGTTCGGCGGCGCCGACCATCCTCTCCACCTTCAAGCCCGATCCGAAGCTTCCCTTCGACATCGAACTCGGCATGGGATGGGTCGACACGCCGTTCAACGTGCCGAACATCCGCATGGAGAGCGGGGAGGCGCCGGCACACGCACGTATCGGCTGGTTCCGGTCCGTGAACAACGTGATGCACGCCTGGTCGACCCAGTCGTTCGTGGCCGAGATCGCCGCGCAGCTCGGGAAGGACCCGAAGGACTTCCTGCTCGAGCTGATCGGGCCGGCGCGCATCGTCGAGGTCGGCAAGCAGGTGACCACGCCGTGGTGGAACTACGGCGAGCCGGAAGGCGCGTTCCAGGTCGACACTGCGCGGTTGCGCAAGGTCGCGGAGCTTGCGGCCGAGCGCGCCGGCTGGGGCCGCCAGTTGCCGAAGGGCAGGGGCCTCGGGATCGCGGCGCACCGCGCGTTCGTCTCCTACATCGCGACCGTGGTCGAGGTGGAGGTCGACGGCAAAGGCAACATCACGGTGCCGCGCGTCGACACGGCGGTCGACTGCGGCTTCTGCGTCAATCCGGAGCGGGTGCGCTCCCAGATCGAGGGGGCGGCCGTGATGGGCCTCTCGCTCGCCAAGTACGGCGAGATCAGCTTCAAGAACGGGCGCGTCGAGCAGTCGAACTTCAACGACTTCCCGATCGTGCGCATCGACGAGTCGCCGAAGGAGACGCGTGTGCATATCGTGGAGAATACCCTCGATGTGCATCCGAGCGGTGTTGGCGAACCCGGCGTGCCGCCGTTCACGCCGGCGCTGTGCAATGCGATCTTCGCGGCGACCGGCAAGCGCATCCGCCGCCTGCCGATCGGCGATCAGCTCGCTTAA